A region from the Chlamydiales bacterium genome encodes:
- a CDS encoding helix-turn-helix domain-containing protein: MSEELKRVGALLKGKRKELNLSLKEVENSTSIRSSYIEAIEEGQIQQHVAGVYAMGFMRQYSSFLGLDTEKIMKEHPHAFKVPAEKHDFSYGIGTLEVRGSMGGGVKWFPNLVWAGASALVLVVAWYLAKYLGVI, from the coding sequence ATGAGTGAAGAGTTAAAGCGCGTAGGTGCGCTTTTGAAAGGGAAGAGAAAAGAGCTTAATCTCTCGTTAAAAGAGGTTGAGAATTCAACGTCGATTAGGTCCTCCTACATCGAGGCGATCGAAGAGGGGCAGATTCAGCAGCATGTGGCTGGGGTCTACGCAATGGGCTTTATGAGGCAATACTCCTCGTTTTTGGGGCTAGACACAGAAAAGATCATGAAAGAGCATCCACACGCGTTTAAAGTGCCTGCAGAGAAGCATGACTTCTCCTATGGAATCGGGACTTTAGAGGTCAGAGGAAGCATGGGAGGGGGCGTAAAGTGGTTTCCCAATCTCGTCTGGGCGGGAGCCTCAGCACTCGTTCTAGTTGTAGCGTGGTATCTCGCTAAGTATCTAGGGGTTATCTAA